The following coding sequences lie in one Synechococcus sp. PCC 7336 genomic window:
- a CDS encoding IS5 family transposase, giving the protein MTRQSYDTDLTPAQCELLAPLLPPAKPGGRPRSVNVFEVVNAIFYLLRAGCAWRLLPHDFPAWQTVYHYFRQWEADGTWEALNHALRQQLRETVGRNPSPSAACLDSQSVKTAGAAQETGFDGGKKVKGRKRTILVDTMGLLLGAKVHSARRSDHDGLTLLGIWFASMWSCLQLIWTDKTFGGKSFVAWVEQAFGWTIEVVQRPAEQKGFQLLPRRWVVERTFAWFGRYRRLSKDYEYLPTTSETMLYAAMVNLMLRRLA; this is encoded by the coding sequence ATGACACGCCAATCCTACGACACCGATCTAACCCCTGCCCAGTGCGAGCTTCTAGCTCCGCTATTACCGCCAGCTAAGCCAGGCGGTCGTCCCCGCAGCGTCAACGTTTTCGAAGTGGTCAATGCCATCTTCTATCTGTTGAGAGCCGGATGTGCCTGGCGTCTGCTGCCCCACGACTTCCCCGCTTGGCAAACGGTCTACCATTACTTCCGTCAGTGGGAAGCCGATGGCACCTGGGAAGCTCTCAACCATGCTCTGCGCCAGCAACTGAGAGAAACGGTGGGGCGCAATCCTTCTCCCTCGGCAGCCTGCCTGGATTCCCAATCGGTCAAAACAGCTGGTGCCGCTCAAGAAACAGGCTTTGATGGAGGCAAAAAAGTTAAAGGTCGCAAGCGCACTATCCTGGTTGATACGATGGGTCTACTGCTGGGTGCCAAGGTCCACAGTGCCCGACGCTCCGACCATGACGGCCTCACCTTGCTGGGGATTTGGTTTGCCAGTATGTGGAGTTGCTTGCAATTGATTTGGACCGATAAAACCTTTGGTGGCAAATCTTTTGTGGCTTGGGTTGAGCAAGCGTTTGGCTGGACTATTGAAGTCGTACAACGGCCTGCTGAGCAAAAAGGGTTCCAGCTTTTACCTCGGCGATGGGTGGTTGAGCGCACCTTTGCCTGGTTTGGTCGATACCGTCGCTTGAGCAAGGACTACGAATATTTGCCCACTACGAGTGAGACGATGCTTTACGCTGCTATGGTCAATCTCATGCTTCGTAGGCTGGCTTGA
- a CDS encoding SMI1/KNR4 family protein, which produces MISNLDDLREALISSGIASEYQLIGCTPQELEEIDIKYGKLPKSYRQIMRLIGHRAGKLIDRREFEFYYDQVLEVNELYLARLKLVVQEEGLIDKIFIISSRYTEYPKFLVADGKDDSPVYVWDDDGDIKQAYTSVWKWIEAFIKDAQLFLNL; this is translated from the coding sequence ATGATTTCTAATCTTGATGATTTGAGAGAAGCACTAATCTCCTCTGGGATTGCCTCTGAATATCAACTAATAGGATGTACTCCTCAAGAACTAGAAGAGATTGATATCAAGTATGGAAAACTTCCAAAGTCTTACAGGCAAATCATGAGACTCATTGGCCATCGAGCAGGCAAATTAATAGATAGAAGAGAATTTGAATTCTATTACGACCAGGTCTTAGAAGTCAATGAATTATATCTTGCACGACTTAAATTGGTTGTACAGGAAGAAGGCTTAATTGATAAAATCTTCATAATATCATCCAGATATACTGAGTATCCTAAATTCCTTGTGGCCGATGGAAAGGATGATTCCCCTGTGTATGTTTGGGATGATGATGGAGACATTAAACAAGCATACACTTCAGTCTGGAAATGGATAGAAGCTTTCATAAAAGATGCTCAGCTTTTTCTGAATTTGTGA
- a CDS encoding RHS repeat-associated core domain-containing protein, whose protein sequence is MVCFDRFLVEQRFELTVAADESAPLVNLVATGDRVSLGDPITFLATTSDNVGVDLLTLAVDGSPVALQVDGTFAFTPDGAGEFVAIASATDAAGNQSQASFTFDVVDFSDGTPPTVELVAEQFEDFVTAPTDIFGTVTDDNLDFYTLSVAPVGTDEFVEIFRGESNIADGDLGDFDPTLLQNDAYTLRLEAVDETGNVNAIEQTVNVAGGLKQGNFQLSFTDLQIPLTGIPISVTRTYDSLNASSSDDFGFGWRLEFRDTDLRTSLGPDELFEQLGIRSQAFDDRTRVYITLPGGERQAFTFAPTVDPISAFFPSVDLGGDPTIYRSAFRGDAGVTSRLEIEGVSRLSRAADGSYVSLNQGAGLNPADTDRGFSGIYRLTTREGIVYRIDAETGDLVTVEDRNGNLLTYSDDGIVSSTGQSVSFERNAQGRIVSVLDPAGQRIQYEYDAAGDLVAVTDRENNTSRYDYSEERAHFLEEITDPLGRTGIRSEYDEAGRLNRVLGSGEQSVQIAYDPNNSLQTVTDALGRATTYVYDDRGNILTEINPLLGEIRRTYDENNNLLSLTNAAGETQLYTYDNQNNLLSVEDELENELRFTYGAFSQLTSVTDAIGNSTTFTYDERGNLILTTDPLQQETRFLYNSEGLLVRSADALDQISQYFYDDFGNLVRSINPIGNEALYTYDNNGRLLTASGIQTTAAGEARTVEIIYTYDLEGRVISVTDPEGRTLSYEYDAVGNQVAQIDPLGRRTEFVYDELGLLEEVIYPDETPETLVDNLRTSYVYNAVNQLISVVDRAGRETHFEYDRLDRRVATIFADDTPDDLTDNPRQTTQYDAVGRVVAAIDELSNETQFEYDTVGRLALVRDALGRENTYEYDAASRLVAVTDPLLRTTRFTYDELDRLVSTEFADGGVQSTTYDALNRVVETQDRENNATAYEYDALGRLTAVEDALEQRTTYLYDELGNLLRATDPNNHSTFYEYNRVGQVVATELALGERETYTYNEVGNLIGLTDFNQNTTTFTYDPENLLTRKEFEDGSTVAYTYTDTLQLSTIDDSRYGLVQYEFDERERLTAQTNPDGLQIAYTYDDAGNRTSLSAPSGNTSYAYDALNRLVTVTNPNLGATVYTYDEVSNLVRTDLANGTVETRNYDQLNRLTSLQHENAEGDILARYGYTLDAVGNRTAVTELDGRQVNYTYDLTYRLLSESIVDPVNGDRAIEYTYDPAGNRLTRTDSLEGLTQYTYDANNRLLTTLDEAGSLTQFSYDDNGNLILRENSAQRTAYSFDFENRLVAADIERGGDRQVAEFIYDDFGIRVASVVDGVETRFLVDSNLTYAQVLEEYRPDGTIETAYVYGNGSIAQLEGEAATYFHVDGLGSTRMLSDETGAIVAEYDYDAFGRAIGQQGVETDFQFAGEQRDATLELDYLRARYYDPDLGRFISRDPFSGFITDPYSQHKYQYAHANPVNNTDPSGLFTIGEIEAARNIRNTLAEIQFTAGEGLISTTTSGGEAGAGNALVNPIAGLAFGAVIGRLAAAIPGGSLLLKGIAAKSALDGDLVSPINTPSGGGSFDPNSPQIITDPSRLLPPERLHPSFSQTVSDTDISRLEQIRDTARNFLDQNLSQASSNKDRQSIADFRDRLDGSVFNTRKTLGFADVDIDGRFFTVGGFSGGRNVPVLAPLLPEDQRNLPAIRLDGQSRERFSDTEIKILEQVLQNTSQSSDGHLRLVVNRLSCRSCRNYAIDQFQRLRPRIRIQIAELAR, encoded by the coding sequence GTGGTTTGTTTTGATAGGTTCCTTGTCGAGCAGCGATTCGAGTTGACGGTGGCGGCGGATGAGTCGGCTCCGCTGGTGAATTTGGTTGCGACGGGCGATCGCGTCAGTTTGGGCGATCCGATTACTTTCCTGGCGACGACGAGCGACAACGTTGGAGTGGATTTGCTGACGTTGGCGGTGGATGGCTCTCCCGTAGCGTTGCAGGTGGATGGGACGTTTGCGTTTACGCCCGATGGGGCTGGGGAGTTTGTGGCGATCGCCTCTGCAACCGACGCGGCGGGCAACCAGTCTCAAGCCAGCTTCACCTTCGATGTCGTCGATTTCAGCGACGGCACGCCGCCGACGGTGGAGCTAGTCGCCGAGCAGTTCGAGGATTTCGTCACGGCACCGACAGACATCTTCGGTACGGTGACGGATGACAATCTGGACTTCTACACCCTCTCGGTTGCGCCTGTAGGGACGGACGAGTTTGTCGAGATTTTCCGAGGGGAGTCAAATATTGCGGATGGCGATCTCGGCGACTTCGACCCGACGCTGTTGCAGAACGATGCTTACACGTTGCGCTTGGAGGCGGTGGATGAGACGGGGAATGTGAATGCGATCGAGCAGACCGTCAATGTGGCAGGCGGATTGAAGCAGGGGAATTTCCAACTCTCTTTCACCGACCTGCAAATTCCCCTGACCGGGATTCCGATCAGCGTCACTCGCACTTACGACAGTCTTAATGCCAGCAGCAGCGACGACTTTGGCTTTGGCTGGCGTTTGGAGTTCCGCGATACGGATCTGCGCACCAGTTTGGGACCGGACGAGCTGTTCGAGCAATTAGGGATTCGTTCTCAAGCGTTTGACGACAGAACTCGGGTTTACATCACCTTGCCGGGAGGCGAGAGACAGGCGTTTACGTTTGCGCCGACGGTCGACCCGATTTCGGCCTTCTTCCCCTCTGTGGATTTGGGCGGCGACCCGACTATCTACCGCTCGGCTTTCCGAGGGGATGCTGGAGTTACTAGCAGGTTGGAGATTGAAGGTGTATCGCGGCTGTCACGGGCAGCGGACGGTTCCTATGTCAGTCTCAATCAGGGAGCTGGACTCAATCCTGCCGACACCGATCGCGGCTTTAGCGGCATTTACCGACTCACCACCCGTGAAGGGATTGTCTATCGTATCGATGCGGAAACTGGGGACTTGGTCACAGTAGAGGATCGCAATGGCAATCTTCTCACCTATAGCGATGACGGGATTGTTAGTTCCACCGGTCAGTCCGTCAGCTTCGAGCGCAACGCACAAGGGCGAATCGTATCTGTTCTCGATCCGGCTGGGCAGCGCATTCAATACGAGTACGATGCTGCCGGAGATTTAGTCGCGGTAACGGATCGCGAGAACAACACAAGCCGCTATGACTACAGTGAAGAGCGGGCTCATTTCTTAGAGGAGATTACCGATCCATTAGGACGCACGGGCATCCGCTCGGAGTATGACGAGGCGGGACGGTTGAATCGCGTCTTGGGCAGTGGCGAGCAGTCCGTTCAGATTGCCTACGACCCTAACAACTCACTCCAGACCGTGACCGATGCCTTGGGGCGAGCGACTACTTACGTCTACGACGATCGCGGCAATATCCTCACCGAAATCAATCCGTTATTGGGAGAAATCCGCCGCACGTATGACGAAAACAACAATCTTCTGAGCTTGACTAATGCAGCAGGTGAGACTCAGCTCTATACCTACGACAATCAAAATAATTTATTGAGTGTTGAGGATGAATTAGAGAACGAGCTGCGATTTACTTACGGGGCATTCAGTCAGCTCACTAGCGTGACAGATGCTATAGGTAACTCAACAACATTTACCTATGACGAACGCGGCAATTTGATTCTTACAACCGATCCCCTACAGCAAGAAACCAGATTTTTGTATAACTCCGAGGGGCTGTTAGTTCGCTCCGCCGATGCCCTCGACCAAATATCACAATACTTCTACGATGATTTCGGCAATTTAGTGCGATCGATTAATCCAATCGGTAATGAAGCGTTATACACCTACGATAACAACGGGCGCCTGCTGACTGCATCTGGCATTCAAACCACTGCTGCGGGAGAAGCCCGTACCGTTGAAATTATCTATACCTACGATTTAGAGGGGCGAGTCATCAGTGTTACAGATCCCGAAGGCCGAACCCTTAGCTACGAATACGATGCCGTTGGCAATCAGGTGGCTCAGATCGATCCCCTAGGCCGAAGGACTGAATTTGTATATGACGAACTCGGTCTACTAGAAGAAGTTATTTATCCCGATGAAACCCCTGAAACTCTGGTCGACAATTTGCGGACTTCCTATGTCTACAATGCGGTCAATCAACTCATCTCCGTGGTCGATCGTGCGGGTCGAGAAACCCATTTTGAATACGATAGGCTCGATCGCCGCGTGGCCACAATTTTTGCAGATGATACGCCCGACGATCTGACAGATAATCCTCGACAAACCACTCAATACGATGCCGTGGGCCGTGTGGTAGCTGCAATTGACGAGTTGAGCAACGAAACTCAATTTGAATACGACACAGTCGGACGTTTGGCCCTAGTGCGCGATGCCCTCGGTCGGGAAAACACCTATGAGTACGACGCCGCCAGTCGTCTGGTGGCCGTCACCGATCCACTGCTGCGCACTACCCGCTTTACCTACGACGAGCTCGATCGCCTTGTCTCCACCGAGTTTGCTGATGGCGGCGTGCAATCCACCACCTACGACGCTCTGAACCGCGTTGTAGAAACGCAGGACCGCGAAAATAATGCCACTGCCTACGAATACGACGCCCTCGGTCGCCTCACCGCTGTGGAAGATGCCCTCGAACAGCGCACCACCTATCTCTATGACGAGTTGGGCAATCTATTGCGCGCCACCGACCCCAATAACCATTCAACCTTCTACGAATACAATCGCGTTGGTCAAGTGGTTGCAACGGAACTGGCCCTGGGCGAGCGGGAGACTTATACCTATAACGAGGTTGGCAATCTCATTGGCCTAACCGATTTCAATCAAAACACCACCACCTTCACTTACGACCCGGAAAACCTCCTCACTCGCAAAGAGTTTGAGGATGGTTCGACTGTCGCCTATACCTACACGGATACGCTTCAACTCTCGACAATTGATGATTCCCGCTACGGCCTTGTCCAATATGAGTTCGACGAACGCGAGCGGCTCACGGCTCAAACCAATCCCGATGGTCTCCAGATCGCCTATACCTACGACGATGCTGGCAATCGCACCAGTCTCTCTGCTCCATCGGGCAACACCAGCTATGCCTACGATGCCCTCAACCGTTTGGTAACAGTAACCAATCCCAATCTGGGCGCTACCGTCTATACCTACGATGAGGTCAGCAATCTTGTCCGTACTGATTTGGCCAATGGTACGGTTGAAACCCGCAACTACGACCAGCTCAACCGTCTAACTTCGCTTCAGCATGAAAATGCCGAAGGCGATATCCTAGCTCGCTACGGTTACACTCTCGATGCAGTGGGTAACCGCACTGCTGTGACTGAGTTGGACGGTCGGCAGGTGAACTACACCTACGATCTCACTTACCGCCTGTTGAGTGAGTCCATCGTCGATCCGGTTAATGGCGATCGCGCCATCGAATACACCTACGACCCCGCTGGCAATCGCCTCACCCGCACGGATTCGTTGGAAGGGTTGACCCAATACACCTACGATGCCAACAACCGCTTGCTGACGACGCTAGATGAGGCAGGCAGTCTCACCCAGTTCAGTTACGACGACAACGGTAATTTAATCCTGCGGGAGAATTCTGCCCAACGGACTGCTTACAGCTTCGATTTTGAGAATCGGTTGGTGGCGGCTGACATTGAGCGAGGCGGCGATCGGCAGGTGGCCGAGTTTATCTACGACGATTTCGGCATTCGCGTGGCGTCGGTTGTGGATGGGGTAGAGACTCGCTTCTTAGTCGATAGCAATCTGACTTACGCGCAGGTGCTGGAGGAATATAGACCGGATGGCACGATTGAGACTGCTTACGTCTATGGCAACGGCTCGATCGCTCAATTGGAAGGGGAGGCAGCTACTTACTTCCATGTGGATGGTTTGGGCAGCACGAGGATGTTGAGCGATGAGACAGGGGCTATTGTTGCCGAGTACGATTATGATGCCTTTGGGCGGGCGATCGGCCAACAGGGAGTCGAGACAGACTTTCAGTTTGCAGGGGAGCAACGGGATGCGACATTGGAGCTCGATTATTTGCGGGCTCGCTATTACGACCCCGACCTCGGGCGGTTTATCAGCCGCGATCCGTTCTCTGGGTTCATCACAGATCCGTACTCTCAACACAAGTATCAGTACGCTCACGCCAACCCAGTGAACAATACCGACCCCAGCGGATTGTTCACTATCGGCGAGATTGAAGCAGCCAGAAACATTCGCAATACCCTTGCAGAAATCCAATTCACAGCAGGTGAGGGCCTGATTTCAACTACGACAAGTGGAGGAGAAGCTGGAGCAGGCAATGCTCTAGTCAACCCAATTGCGGGCTTGGCTTTTGGAGCAGTTATAGGAAGACTTGCAGCAGCTATTCCTGGCGGAAGCCTTCTTCTGAAAGGGATAGCTGCCAAGTCAGCATTAGATGGAGATCTTGTTAGTCCTATCAATACTCCTTCAGGCGGAGGGAGTTTCGATCCTAATAGCCCTCAGATCATCACGGACCCCTCAAGATTACTACCGCCTGAAAGATTACACCCTTCCTTCTCACAAACAGTGAGCGATACTGATATCAGTAGGCTAGAGCAAATTAGGGATACAGCAAGAAACTTTCTCGATCAGAATTTATCTCAGGCTTCGAGTAATAAAGACAGGCAAAGTATTGCTGATTTTAGAGATAGATTGGATGGAAGTGTATTTAATACTAGAAAGACACTCGGCTTTGCTGACGTAGATATCGATGGTAGATTCTTTACAGTTGGGGGATTCTCTGGGGGGCGGAATGTGCCAGTCTTAGCTCCACTACTACCAGAAGATCAACGAAACCTTCCAGCCATAAGATTGGACGGTCAATCACGAGAACGCTTCTCTGATACAGAGATTAAGATTCTAGAGCAAGTACTCCAAAATACCTCACAAAGTAGTGACGGTCATCTTCGACTAGTCGTTAATAGGCTTTCATGTCGTTCTTGTAGAAATTATGCTATAGATCAGTTCCAGAGGTTGAGACCAAGAATCAGAATACAAATTGCTGAGCTAGCTAGATAG
- a CDS encoding SMI1/KNR4 family protein, which translates to MIILNTEDLREKLISSGIASDSQLIGCTTEELDEIEDSYGNLPKSYREIMKLIGRKAGRLVDRREFEFYLDQILKINEQDLDYLKLAVKEEDIAVISQS; encoded by the coding sequence ATGATAATTCTTAATACTGAAGATCTGAGGGAGAAACTTATTTCATCTGGCATTGCTTCTGATTCCCAATTAATAGGATGTACCACTGAAGAGCTAGATGAGATTGAAGATAGTTACGGTAATTTGCCAAAATCTTATCGTGAAATAATGAAGTTAATTGGTCGCAAGGCAGGTAGATTAGTTGACAGAAGAGAGTTTGAGTTTTATCTAGATCAAATATTGAAAATAAACGAACAAGATCTTGATTATCTAAAATTAGCTGTTAAAGAAGAAGATATAGCAGTCATAAGTCAGTCGTGA